One window of the Pseudomonas knackmussii B13 genome contains the following:
- a CDS encoding tRNA-uridine aminocarboxypropyltransferase codes for MSRARCERCLRPEGHCLCVLIPSLGSRTRVLLLQHPSETDHALNTARLAALGLQNAELRVGERFAPESWQRADYQSWLLFPGEQAKELEEVREACADLPCQLIVPDGTWRKARKLLHLNPELAALPRVVLPEGLSSRYRLRKAPAEGALSTIEAVVHALNALDAPQHFDELLRPFDALIEGQIAAMGEETFRRNHQRPA; via the coding sequence ATGAGCCGCGCCCGCTGCGAGCGCTGCCTGCGGCCGGAAGGGCATTGCCTGTGCGTACTTATCCCCAGCCTGGGCAGTCGCACCCGCGTGCTCCTGCTGCAACATCCCAGCGAAACCGACCACGCGCTGAACACCGCGCGCCTGGCCGCCCTTGGCTTGCAGAACGCCGAATTGCGGGTGGGCGAGCGCTTCGCCCCGGAGAGCTGGCAGCGCGCGGACTACCAGAGCTGGCTGCTGTTTCCTGGCGAACAGGCCAAGGAGCTGGAGGAAGTGCGCGAGGCTTGCGCCGATCTGCCGTGCCAACTGATCGTCCCCGACGGCACCTGGCGCAAGGCGCGCAAGCTGCTGCACCTGAACCCGGAACTGGCGGCACTGCCGCGGGTGGTCCTGCCCGAAGGCCTGAGCTCGCGCTACCGCCTGCGCAAGGCGCCGGCCGAGGGTGCTCTGTCGACCATCGAAGCGGTGGTCCACGCCCTCAATGCGCTCGATGCGCCGCAGCACTTCGACGAACTGCTGCGCCCGTTCGACGCCCTGATCGAAGGGCAGATAGCCGCGATGGGCGAAGAGACCTTCCGCCGCAATCACCAGCGCCCGGCCTGA
- a CDS encoding TolC family outer membrane protein gives MRSSNAALWSGVFLAATCANGHAMSLTQAIQNTLQYHPEISQSMNSRLTADQELKIARGGYLPTVDLLLGYGREGVDSPTTRQNGNHGTVTLDRGDAELRLQQMLFDGFATPNEVARNEANVNSKAFRVLGTSENAALRTVEVYLSVLQHREQVDLARNNLQAHQRIGDQIALRSKQGVGSAADNDQATARLALAQNNLYTEEVDLRDAEANFFSAVGKLPDELETPSTVKALLPADLNGARQEVMANNPLLKSAQADVNAAEKQYEAAKAPYYPRFDLELSQAANNNVDGEEGHFNDWEAQVVMRYNLFNGLRDQAKLGATSHQIDEAKDIRNNALRLLNENLSLAWDAMENATKQTAPAREYADYTRKVREAYQQQFTLGQRTLLDLLDSENELFTANRRYTQVRYTEEYSRYRVLAAMGALLRSQNVVPPHEGVALSDVKNEARLPTMQ, from the coding sequence ATGCGTAGCAGTAACGCAGCACTATGGAGCGGTGTATTTCTGGCGGCCACCTGCGCCAATGGCCACGCAATGAGCCTAACGCAAGCCATTCAGAACACCCTGCAATACCACCCCGAGATCAGCCAGAGCATGAACAGCCGGCTGACCGCCGACCAGGAACTGAAGATCGCCCGGGGAGGCTATCTTCCTACCGTCGACCTGCTGCTGGGCTACGGCCGCGAAGGCGTCGACAGTCCGACCACCCGACAGAACGGCAACCACGGCACCGTGACCCTGGACCGCGGCGACGCGGAACTCCGTCTGCAACAGATGCTGTTCGACGGCTTCGCCACTCCCAACGAAGTGGCGCGCAACGAGGCCAACGTCAACTCCAAGGCATTCCGTGTGCTCGGCACTTCGGAGAACGCCGCGCTGCGTACCGTCGAGGTCTACCTCAGCGTGCTGCAGCATCGCGAGCAGGTGGATCTGGCGCGCAACAACCTGCAGGCGCACCAGCGCATCGGCGACCAGATCGCCCTGCGCAGCAAGCAGGGCGTCGGCAGCGCCGCCGACAACGACCAGGCCACTGCCCGTCTCGCCCTGGCGCAGAACAACCTCTATACGGAGGAAGTCGACCTGCGCGATGCCGAGGCCAACTTCTTCAGCGCCGTCGGCAAACTGCCCGACGAGCTGGAAACCCCGAGCACGGTCAAGGCCCTGTTGCCGGCAGACCTGAACGGCGCCCGCCAGGAAGTCATGGCCAACAACCCGCTGCTGAAATCCGCCCAGGCCGACGTCAACGCCGCGGAGAAACAATACGAGGCCGCCAAGGCACCGTATTACCCGCGCTTCGACCTCGAACTGTCGCAGGCGGCGAACAACAACGTGGACGGCGAGGAAGGCCACTTCAACGACTGGGAAGCCCAGGTGGTGATGCGCTACAACCTGTTCAACGGCCTGCGCGACCAGGCCAAGCTGGGCGCCACCTCGCACCAGATCGACGAAGCCAAGGACATCCGCAACAACGCCCTGCGCCTGCTCAACGAGAACCTCTCGCTGGCCTGGGACGCCATGGAGAACGCCACCAAGCAGACCGCCCCGGCCCGCGAGTACGCCGACTACACCCGCAAGGTGCGTGAGGCCTACCAGCAGCAGTTCACCCTCGGCCAGCGCACCCTGCTCGACCTGCTGGACAGCGAGAACGAACTGTTCACCGCCAACCGTCGCTACACCCAGGTGCGCTACACCGAGGAATATTCTCGCTACCGCGTACTGGCCGCGATGGGCGCCCTGCTCCGCTCGCAGAACGTAGTACCGCCCCACGAAGGGGTGGCGCTTTCCGATGTGAAGAACGAGGCACGCCTGCCCACCATGCAATAA
- the speB gene encoding agmatinase, which produces MDKKLHQPLGGNEMPRFGGIATMMRLPHIQSEEELNQLDAAFVGVPLDIGTSLRSGTRFGPREIRAESVMIRPYNMATGAAPFDSLNIADIGDVAINTFNLLEAVRIIEEAYDKILDHGILPLTLGGDHTITLPILRAIHKKHGKVGLVHIDAHADVNDHMFGEKIAHGTTFRRAVEEGLLDCDRVVQIGLRAQGYTAEDFNWSRKQGFRVVQAEECWHKSLAPLMAEVREKVGGGPVYLSFDIDGIDPAWAPGTGTPEIGGLTTIQAMEIIRGCQGLDIIGCDVVEVSPPYDTTGNTSLLGANLLYEMLCILPGVQRR; this is translated from the coding sequence ATGGACAAGAAACTCCACCAGCCCCTGGGCGGAAACGAAATGCCGCGCTTCGGCGGCATCGCCACCATGATGCGCCTGCCGCATATCCAGAGTGAGGAAGAGCTGAACCAGCTCGACGCCGCCTTCGTCGGCGTGCCGCTGGATATCGGCACCTCCCTGCGCTCGGGCACCCGTTTCGGGCCCCGCGAGATCCGCGCCGAATCGGTGATGATCCGCCCGTACAACATGGCTACCGGCGCCGCTCCGTTCGATTCGCTGAACATCGCCGACATCGGCGACGTGGCGATCAACACCTTCAACCTGCTCGAAGCCGTGCGCATCATCGAGGAGGCCTACGACAAGATCCTCGACCACGGAATCCTCCCGCTGACCCTCGGCGGCGACCACACCATCACCCTGCCGATCCTGCGTGCCATCCATAAAAAGCACGGCAAGGTCGGCCTGGTGCACATCGACGCCCACGCCGATGTAAACGACCACATGTTCGGCGAGAAGATCGCCCACGGCACCACCTTCCGCCGTGCCGTGGAAGAAGGCCTGCTGGATTGCGACCGCGTCGTGCAGATCGGCCTGCGTGCCCAGGGCTACACCGCCGAAGACTTCAACTGGAGCCGCAAGCAGGGCTTCCGCGTCGTGCAGGCCGAAGAGTGCTGGCACAAGTCGCTGGCCCCGCTGATGGCCGAAGTGCGCGAGAAGGTCGGCGGCGGCCCGGTCTACCTGTCCTTCGACATCGACGGCATCGACCCGGCCTGGGCGCCCGGCACCGGCACCCCTGAAATCGGCGGCCTGACCACCATCCAGGCGATGGAAATCATCCGTGGCTGCCAGGGCCTGGACATCATCGGCTGCGACGTGGTGGAAGTCTCCCCGCCCTACGACACCACCGGCAACACCTCGTTGCTCGGCGCCAACCTGCTGTACGAAATGCTCTGCATCCTCCCGGGCGTACAGCGCCGCTGA
- a CDS encoding purine-cytosine permease family protein, with amino-acid sequence MDNKKSHAITEIETFGVEQIPDNERNATPTDLFRMIFGGSNTFATAVLGSFPVLFGLSFQAGAWSIILGVLIGGLILAPMGLFGPLNGTNNAVSSGAHFGVHGRIVGSFLSLLTAIAFFSLSVWSSGDALIGGAKRLFDLPETDLTLGLAYGLFAVLVLVVCIYGFRFMLLVNKIAVWAASLLFLLGVFAFAGPFDANYAGTVQHGQAGFWAAFIGATLLAMSNPVSFGAFLGDWARYIPRETPKGRIMAAVIFSQIATLIPFFFGLVTATIVAVKAPDYIAQNNYVGGLLAIAPSWYFLPVCLIATIGGMSTGTTSLYGTGLDMSSVFPRLLNRVQATLFIGLLSIAFIFIGRFAANLVQSVSTFAVLIITCTSPWMVIMILGLVTRRGFYHADDLQVFTRGQEGGAYWFHNGWNWRGMGAWIPSALAGLCFVNLPGQFVGPLGNLAGGIDISLPVTLGLAALLYLTLLRTFPESAGVYGPQGPRWVGSHDRPVRGISEPAA; translated from the coding sequence ATGGATAACAAGAAAAGCCACGCAATCACGGAAATCGAAACGTTCGGGGTCGAGCAGATCCCGGACAACGAGCGCAACGCCACGCCCACCGACCTGTTCCGCATGATCTTCGGTGGCTCGAACACCTTCGCCACCGCGGTACTGGGCAGCTTCCCGGTGCTCTTCGGGCTGTCGTTCCAGGCTGGCGCCTGGTCGATCATCCTCGGTGTGCTGATCGGTGGCCTGATCCTCGCCCCGATGGGTCTGTTCGGTCCGCTCAACGGCACCAACAACGCGGTTTCCTCGGGCGCGCACTTCGGCGTGCACGGCCGTATCGTCGGTTCCTTCCTCTCGCTGCTGACCGCCATCGCGTTCTTCTCGCTGTCGGTATGGAGCTCCGGTGACGCCCTGATCGGCGGCGCCAAGCGCCTGTTCGACCTGCCGGAAACCGACCTGACCCTGGGCCTGGCCTACGGCCTGTTCGCCGTGCTGGTGCTGGTGGTGTGCATCTATGGCTTCCGCTTCATGCTGCTGGTCAACAAGATCGCCGTATGGGCCGCGAGCCTGCTGTTCCTGCTCGGCGTGTTCGCCTTCGCCGGCCCCTTCGACGCCAATTACGCCGGCACCGTTCAGCACGGCCAGGCGGGCTTCTGGGCCGCCTTCATCGGCGCCACCCTGCTGGCCATGAGCAACCCGGTGTCCTTCGGTGCCTTCCTCGGCGACTGGGCCCGCTACATCCCGCGTGAAACGCCGAAGGGCCGCATCATGGCGGCGGTGATCTTCTCGCAGATCGCCACCCTGATCCCGTTCTTCTTCGGCCTGGTGACCGCCACCATCGTCGCTGTGAAAGCGCCTGACTACATCGCGCAGAACAACTACGTCGGCGGCCTGCTGGCCATCGCCCCGAGCTGGTACTTCCTGCCCGTGTGCCTGATCGCCACCATCGGCGGCATGTCCACCGGCACCACCTCGCTGTACGGCACCGGCCTGGACATGTCGAGCGTCTTCCCGCGTCTGCTGAACCGCGTCCAGGCGACCCTGTTCATCGGCCTGCTGTCGATCGCCTTCATCTTCATCGGTCGCTTCGCCGCCAACCTGGTGCAGAGCGTGTCCACCTTCGCCGTGCTGATCATCACCTGCACCAGCCCCTGGATGGTGATCATGATCCTCGGCCTGGTCACCCGCCGCGGCTTCTACCACGCCGACGACCTGCAAGTGTTCACCCGTGGCCAGGAAGGCGGTGCCTACTGGTTCCACAATGGCTGGAACTGGCGCGGCATGGGCGCCTGGATCCCCAGCGCGCTGGCCGGCCTGTGCTTCGTCAACCTGCCGGGTCAATTCGTCGGCCCCCTGGGCAACCTGGCCGGCGGCATCGACATCAGCCTGCCGGTGACCCTGGGCCTCGCCGCCCTGCTCTACCTGACCCTGCTGCGCACCTTCCCGGAATCGGCGGGTGTGTACGGCCCGCAAGGCCCGCGCTGGGTCGGCAGCCATGATCGTCCGGTGCGCGGCATCAGCGAACCGGCTGCCTGA
- a CDS encoding type I secretion system permease/ATPase, translated as MIIQERGATTPDDPRLSHDDPLLDGLLILCRLHGCAVSRTGLTAGLPLPQQRLSAELLPRAAARAGLQGRLLRRDLKAIPALNLPVLLLLDGGRSAVLRQWGNDGKALILPSETEGGEQWVSIEELAAQYSGHALFARPRHELEAARQPLVPRVEAWFRDTLKLSRWLYTDALVASLLINVLSMLVPLFVMQTYDRVVPNQATSTLWVLASGLLLGTLFELLLRVLRSHLLDLAGKKTDVVLSATLFERITGMAMKFRPATVGGFAQSIHDFQGLREFLTALTLTSLIDLPFSLLMILVIGLLGGVLVAVPLLAFPVTILFAYVIQARLRDTVQKSLTLGAERQALLIETLGGLEMLKACGAESERQYRWEATHGALSRLDNHARFLSTLATNGTLFIQQFAGMAMIICGVYAILDGQLSVGALVACYMLNSRVLAPLGQIAGLITRHQQARLTMKSTDALMALPQEREARQRPLERTQLHGALEMRQVEFRYPDQPVPALSQISLRLAPGEKVGLIGRSGSGKSTLARLLLGFYQPDEGQILLDGLDLRQIDVADLRQQTGYVAHDLPLLAGSLRDNLTLGARYVSDARMLEVAELTGVSELARQHPLGFDRPVGERGQLLSGGQRQAVLMARALLLDPPLLVLDEPTSAMDNSSEEVLRRRLQDCSRGKTLLLVTHRTSMLSLVDRLIVLDNGRIVADGPKDAVIDALRKGHVGPSAG; from the coding sequence ATGATCATCCAGGAGCGCGGCGCCACGACGCCGGACGATCCGCGCCTGAGCCACGACGATCCCCTGCTCGATGGCTTGCTCATCCTCTGCCGCCTGCACGGCTGCGCGGTCAGCCGCACCGGCCTGACCGCCGGCCTGCCCCTGCCCCAGCAACGCCTGAGCGCCGAACTGCTGCCCCGCGCGGCGGCCCGCGCCGGCCTGCAAGGGCGCTTGCTGCGCCGCGACCTCAAGGCCATCCCCGCGCTCAACCTGCCGGTGCTGCTGCTGCTCGACGGCGGCCGCAGCGCGGTGTTGCGCCAATGGGGCAACGACGGCAAGGCGCTGATCCTGCCCAGCGAGACCGAGGGCGGCGAACAGTGGGTGAGCATCGAAGAACTGGCCGCGCAATACAGCGGCCACGCACTCTTCGCCCGTCCACGGCATGAACTGGAAGCCGCGCGCCAACCGCTGGTGCCACGGGTAGAGGCCTGGTTCCGCGACACCCTCAAGCTGTCGCGCTGGCTGTACACCGACGCCCTGGTCGCCAGCCTGCTTATTAATGTGCTGAGCATGCTGGTGCCGCTGTTCGTCATGCAGACCTACGACCGCGTGGTGCCCAACCAGGCCACCTCGACCCTCTGGGTGCTGGCCAGCGGGCTGCTGCTGGGCACCCTCTTCGAGCTGCTGCTGCGGGTGCTGCGCTCGCACCTGCTCGACCTCGCCGGCAAGAAGACCGACGTGGTGCTCTCGGCGACCCTCTTCGAGCGCATCACCGGCATGGCCATGAAGTTCCGCCCGGCCACGGTCGGCGGTTTCGCCCAGAGCATCCACGACTTCCAGGGCCTGCGCGAATTCCTCACCGCGCTGACCCTGACCAGCCTGATCGACCTGCCCTTCTCGCTGCTGATGATCCTGGTCATCGGCCTGCTGGGCGGCGTGCTGGTTGCCGTGCCGCTGCTGGCCTTCCCAGTCACCATCCTGTTCGCCTACGTGATCCAGGCGCGCCTGCGCGACACCGTGCAGAAGAGCCTGACCCTCGGCGCCGAACGCCAGGCGCTGCTGATCGAAACCCTCGGCGGCCTGGAGATGCTCAAGGCCTGCGGCGCGGAAAGCGAGCGCCAATACCGCTGGGAAGCCACCCACGGCGCGCTCAGCCGCCTGGACAACCACGCGCGCTTCCTCTCCACCCTGGCCACCAACGGCACCCTGTTCATCCAGCAGTTCGCCGGCATGGCCATGATCATCTGCGGGGTCTACGCGATCCTCGACGGCCAGCTCAGCGTCGGCGCGCTGGTCGCCTGCTACATGCTCAACAGCCGCGTCCTGGCGCCGCTCGGGCAGATCGCCGGGCTGATCACCCGCCACCAGCAGGCGCGCCTGACCATGAAAAGCACCGACGCGCTCATGGCCCTGCCGCAGGAGCGCGAGGCGCGCCAGCGCCCGCTGGAGCGCACCCAGCTGCACGGTGCGCTGGAAATGCGCCAGGTGGAATTCCGCTACCCGGACCAGCCGGTGCCGGCACTCAGCCAGATCAGCCTGCGCCTGGCGCCGGGCGAAAAGGTCGGCCTGATCGGCCGCAGCGGCTCGGGCAAGAGCACCCTGGCGCGCCTGCTGCTGGGCTTCTACCAGCCGGACGAAGGCCAGATCCTCCTCGATGGCCTGGACCTGCGGCAGATAGACGTCGCCGACCTGCGCCAGCAGACCGGCTACGTCGCCCACGACCTGCCGCTGCTGGCCGGCAGCCTGCGCGACAACCTGACCCTGGGCGCGCGCTACGTCAGCGACGCACGCATGCTCGAAGTGGCCGAGCTGACCGGCGTCAGCGAACTGGCCCGGCAGCACCCGCTGGGCTTCGACCGCCCGGTGGGCGAGCGCGGCCAGCTGCTCTCCGGCGGCCAGCGGCAGGCGGTGCTGATGGCCCGCGCGCTGCTGCTCGACCCGCCGCTGCTGGTGCTCGACGAGCCGACCAGCGCCATGGACAACAGCAGCGAGGAAGTCCTGCGCCGCCGCCTGCAGGACTGCAGCCGCGGCAAGACCCTGCTGCTGGTGACCCACCGCACCTCCATGCTCAGCCTGGTCGACCGGCTGATCGTCCTGGACAACGGCCGCATCGTCGCCGACGGGCCCAAGGATGCGGTGATCGATGCATTGCGCAAGGGCCACGTCGGCCCGTCAGCGGGGTAG
- a CDS encoding LysR family transcriptional regulator codes for MSASALPDIKLLRIFACVVRNQGFASAQQELNLSTSAISTYMSQLENHLGIVLCHRGRGGFGLTSKGELFHQETLRILGELEGFERYASTLKGELRGTLNLGVLDSTVSDPALPLAEVIGSFSGLHPAVHLHLQVQSPYELQLAVLDNRLDLAIGSFFSRMNGLVYQPLYREQHWLYCSDRHPLFDGRRIPAELITQQRMVGRGYWSQAELARHGFKHSAATVESMEAQLILILSGGYIGYLPEHYAHPWVDQGRLRALLPATFGYQAPFSLILRRGRSREPLIQNFRDLLRTQPDKP; via the coding sequence ATGAGCGCCAGCGCGTTGCCTGACATCAAGCTTTTGCGGATTTTCGCCTGCGTGGTGCGCAACCAGGGCTTCGCCTCGGCCCAGCAGGAGCTGAACCTGTCGACCTCGGCGATCAGCACCTACATGAGCCAGCTGGAGAACCACCTGGGCATCGTGCTGTGCCACCGCGGCCGTGGCGGCTTCGGCCTGACCAGCAAGGGCGAGCTGTTCCACCAGGAAACCCTGCGCATCCTCGGCGAACTGGAAGGCTTCGAGCGCTATGCGTCGACCCTCAAGGGCGAACTGCGCGGCACCCTCAACCTCGGCGTGCTCGACTCCACGGTGAGCGACCCGGCGCTGCCGCTGGCCGAGGTGATCGGCTCGTTCAGCGGCCTGCACCCGGCGGTGCACCTGCACCTGCAGGTACAGAGCCCCTACGAGCTGCAGCTGGCGGTGCTGGACAACCGCCTGGACCTGGCCATCGGCTCCTTCTTCAGCCGGATGAACGGCCTGGTCTACCAGCCCCTGTATAGAGAGCAGCACTGGCTGTACTGCAGCGACCGCCACCCGCTGTTCGACGGCCGGCGGATTCCCGCCGAGCTCATCACCCAGCAGCGCATGGTCGGCCGCGGCTACTGGAGCCAGGCGGAGCTGGCCCGGCACGGCTTCAAGCACAGCGCCGCGACCGTGGAAAGTATGGAAGCGCAGCTGATCCTGATCCTGTCCGGCGGCTACATCGGCTACCTGCCCGAGCACTACGCCCATCCCTGGGTCGACCAGGGCCGCCTGCGCGCGCTGCTGCCGGCGACCTTCGGCTACCAGGCGCCGTTCTCGCTGATCCTGCGTCGCGGCCGTTCCCGCGAGCCGCTGATCCAGAACTTCCGCGACCTGCTGCGCACGCAGCCCGACAAACCATGA
- a CDS encoding sodium:solute symporter, with protein sequence MGLDILVVLIYAACMIALGWYGMRRAKTRDDYLVAGRNLGPGFYLGTMAATVLGGASTIGTVRLGYVHGISGFWLCAALGLGIVGISLFLAKPLLKLKIYTVTQVLERRYNPTARTASAAIMLVYALMIGATSTIAIGTVMQVLFGLPFWVSILIGGGVVVLYSTIGGMWSLTLTDIVQFLIMTVGLVFVLLPSSLTEAGGWDALVAKLPASYFSLTQIGWDTIITYFMIYFFGIFIGQDIWQRVFTARSEKIARVAGSAAGIYCVLYGLACAAIGMAAKVLLPDLDNVNNAFAAIVQHSLPAGVRGLVVAAALAALMSTASAGLLAASTTLVQDLLPRLRKGRGESANGDVHENRIATLVLGIVVLGIALVVSDVISALTLAYNLLVGGMLVPLLGAVYWKRATTAAAISSMALGSITSLVFMVIDGLDANTPIYYSLAIGLVSFVVVSLLSPRPAVSASAA encoded by the coding sequence ATGGGCTTGGATATTCTCGTTGTACTGATCTATGCCGCGTGCATGATCGCCCTGGGCTGGTACGGCATGCGCCGCGCCAAGACCCGTGACGACTACCTGGTGGCAGGTCGCAACCTCGGCCCCGGCTTCTATCTGGGAACCATGGCCGCCACCGTGCTCGGCGGCGCGTCCACCATCGGCACCGTGCGCCTGGGCTACGTCCATGGCATTTCCGGCTTCTGGCTGTGCGCCGCGCTCGGCCTGGGCATCGTCGGCATCAGCCTGTTCCTCGCCAAACCGCTGCTGAAACTGAAGATCTACACCGTCACCCAGGTACTCGAACGCCGCTACAACCCCACCGCTCGTACCGCCAGCGCGGCCATCATGCTGGTCTATGCGCTGATGATCGGCGCGACCTCCACCATCGCCATCGGCACCGTCATGCAAGTGCTGTTCGGCCTGCCGTTCTGGGTCTCGATCCTGATCGGCGGCGGCGTCGTGGTGCTCTACTCCACCATCGGCGGCATGTGGTCGCTGACCCTGACCGACATCGTGCAGTTCCTGATCATGACCGTCGGCCTGGTGTTCGTCCTGCTGCCCTCCTCGCTGACCGAAGCCGGTGGCTGGGATGCGCTGGTGGCCAAGCTGCCGGCCAGCTACTTCTCGCTGACCCAGATCGGCTGGGACACGATCATCACCTACTTCATGATCTACTTCTTCGGCATCTTCATCGGCCAGGACATCTGGCAGCGCGTGTTCACCGCGCGCAGCGAGAAGATCGCCCGCGTCGCCGGCTCCGCCGCCGGCATCTACTGCGTCCTCTACGGCCTGGCCTGCGCCGCCATCGGCATGGCCGCCAAGGTGCTGCTGCCCGACCTGGACAACGTCAACAACGCCTTCGCGGCCATCGTCCAGCACAGCCTGCCGGCCGGCGTCCGCGGCCTGGTCGTGGCTGCTGCCCTGGCTGCCCTGATGTCGACCGCCAGCGCCGGCCTGCTGGCCGCCTCCACCACCCTGGTGCAGGACCTTCTGCCGCGCCTGCGCAAGGGCCGTGGTGAAAGCGCCAACGGCGACGTCCACGAGAACCGCATCGCTACGCTGGTCCTCGGCATCGTCGTCCTGGGCATCGCCCTGGTCGTCAGCGACGTCATCAGCGCCCTGACCCTGGCCTACAACCTGCTGGTCGGCGGCATGCTGGTTCCGTTGCTGGGCGCTGTCTACTGGAAGCGCGCCACTACCGCCGCCGCCATCAGCAGCATGGCCCTGGGCAGCATCACCTCGCTGGTGTTCATGGTGATCGATGGCCTCGACGCCAATACTCCGATCTACTACAGCCTGGCCATCGGCCTGGTGAGCTTCGTCGTCGTCAGCCTGCTGTCGCCGCGCCCGGCGGTATCCGCCAGCGCCGCCTGA
- a CDS encoding YybH family protein: MQKDTCVAQVLEAARVLVAAFARTDTEAYFAAFSEDASFIFHTWPQPLLSRAAYREVWEGWLRDDGFEVLECQSSNTFVSLQGEDVAIFTHDVATRLRIQGEESLSHERETIVFRREPQQGRWLAVHEHLSPAPAP; the protein is encoded by the coding sequence ATGCAAAAAGACACCTGCGTAGCACAGGTGCTCGAGGCTGCCCGCGTTCTCGTGGCAGCCTTCGCGCGCACCGATACCGAGGCCTACTTCGCGGCTTTCAGCGAAGACGCCAGCTTCATCTTCCACACCTGGCCCCAGCCGCTGCTGTCGCGCGCGGCTTACCGCGAGGTGTGGGAAGGCTGGCTGCGTGACGACGGCTTCGAGGTTCTCGAATGCCAGTCGAGCAACACCTTTGTCAGCCTGCAGGGCGAGGACGTGGCGATTTTCACCCACGACGTCGCCACGCGGCTGCGCATCCAGGGAGAGGAAAGCCTGAGCCACGAACGGGAGACCATCGTCTTCCGCCGTGAACCACAACAAGGCCGTTGGCTGGCCGTACACGAGCATCTGTCACCGGCGCCCGCGCCGTAA
- a CDS encoding HlyD family type I secretion periplasmic adaptor subunit, whose amino-acid sequence MASSQPSPGYFGARRDIEFMPEVQGTVEEDSPLTARITLWAVLALLVAAVVWAYFAKLEEVTKGEGKAIPSSKVQTIQNLEGGIVSEIFVHEGQVVEKGQTLLRLDDTRFASNRDETDADRNSLEARVERLSAEADGRAPNFSEQLNKEAPQVVDDQMRLYHTRQARQDSEVNILQEQLRQKTQELAEFRAKQQQYRSSLGLVQQELNMSEPLVKSGAISPVEMLRLRRSAVEINGELSATTLAIPRAEAAVQEIARKVDESRLGFRSDALKELNEVRTELNKLTASSRAIDDKVSRTTVVSPVRGIVKQLKVNTIGGVVQPGSDMVEIVPLEDNLLVEAKIRPQDVAFLRPGQPATVKFTAYDYTIYGGLKAQLELISADTITDDKGNAFYLIQVRTSKNHLGTDAKPLLIIPGMVATVDIITGEKSVLDYILKPVLKARWEALRER is encoded by the coding sequence ATGGCCAGCAGTCAGCCGTCTCCAGGTTATTTCGGTGCCCGCCGCGACATCGAGTTCATGCCCGAGGTGCAGGGCACGGTCGAGGAAGATTCTCCCCTGACCGCACGCATCACCCTCTGGGCGGTGCTCGCCCTGCTGGTGGCGGCGGTCGTCTGGGCGTACTTCGCCAAGCTCGAGGAGGTCACCAAGGGCGAAGGCAAGGCCATCCCTTCGAGCAAGGTGCAGACCATCCAGAACCTGGAAGGCGGCATCGTCTCGGAGATCTTCGTCCACGAAGGCCAGGTGGTGGAAAAGGGCCAGACCCTGCTGCGCCTGGACGACACCCGCTTCGCCTCCAACCGCGACGAGACCGACGCCGACCGCAACTCGCTGGAAGCCCGCGTCGAGCGCCTGAGCGCCGAGGCCGACGGCCGCGCGCCGAACTTCTCCGAGCAGCTGAACAAGGAAGCGCCGCAGGTGGTCGACGACCAGATGCGCCTCTACCACACCCGCCAGGCGCGCCAGGACAGCGAGGTCAACATCCTCCAGGAACAGCTGCGGCAGAAGACCCAGGAGCTCGCCGAGTTCCGCGCCAAGCAGCAGCAATACCGCTCCAGCCTGGGCCTGGTGCAGCAGGAGCTGAACATGTCCGAGCCGCTGGTGAAGAGCGGCGCCATCTCGCCGGTGGAAATGCTGCGCCTGCGCCGCAGCGCGGTGGAGATCAACGGCGAATTGAGCGCCACCACCCTGGCCATTCCCCGTGCCGAGGCGGCGGTGCAGGAAATCGCGCGCAAGGTCGACGAATCGCGCCTGGGCTTTCGCAGCGACGCGCTCAAGGAACTCAACGAAGTGCGCACCGAGCTGAACAAGCTCACCGCCAGCAGCCGCGCCATCGACGACAAGGTCAGCCGCACCACCGTGGTGTCGCCGGTACGCGGCATCGTCAAGCAACTCAAGGTCAACACCATCGGCGGCGTGGTGCAGCCGGGCAGCGACATGGTGGAAATCGTCCCGCTGGAGGACAACCTGCTGGTGGAAGCGAAGATCCGCCCGCAGGACGTCGCCTTCCTGCGCCCCGGCCAGCCGGCCACGGTGAAGTTCACCGCCTACGACTACACCATCTACGGCGGGCTGAAAGCGCAGCTGGAACTGATCAGCGCCGACACCATCACCGACGACAAGGGCAACGCCTTCTACCTGATCCAGGTGCGCACCAGCAAGAACCACCTGGGCACCGACGCCAAGCCGCTGCTGATCATCCCCGGCATGGTGGCGACGGTGGACATCATCACCGGCGAGAAGAGCGTGCTCGACTACATCCTCAAGCCGGTGCTCAAGGCGCGGTGGGAGGCCCTGCGGGAGCGCTAA